Within the Acidipropionibacterium acidipropionici genome, the region GGGGCGGGTCGAGGCCTCCATCCTGGGCGGGGCGTCGACCGCCGGGGTGCCGGAGGCGTCGGCCTCGGAGGCGGTGGGCGGATTGAGGATCGTGAGGCCCGCCGCGCCGATGCCGGCCACCAGTGCGCAGGCCATGATGGTGAGGCGGGTGCCCCAGGTGGTCGCGGCGATGATGGCCACCGTCGGGCCGATCATGTAGCAGACCTCCACCGAGACGGAGTCCAGACTGAGGGCGGCGCGGCGTCTGCTGAGGGGGGCACGGGCGATGAGCACCTGGCGGGGGACGGTGTAGACGGGGTAGTTCCACAGGCCGCCGACCGCCACCACAGCGAGCAGGGGGAGGTAGTCGAGCCAGGGGGCGACGAGCCAGATCGCGGTGACGACGATCAGGGAGGGCATCATCGTGCGGCGCAGTCCCCGGCGGTCGACCATGGAGCCGCGCCACGGGGAGGAGATCATCCCGGCGATGGTGAAGACCGTGGTCACCAGGCCCGCCGAGGAGTACTTCATGCCCAGTGAGGTCACCACGTGGAGGGTGATTACGGTGCCCAGGCTGAACAGCGGAATGCGGGTGAACATGGCCAGAAGGAGGGTGGTCCAGATCTCCTTGATCCTCAGGAGTTCCCCGTAGCTGCGCACCGGCCCACTCTACCGGAGGGCGATGGGGCGGGAGCGGCTCGGCGGGCGGGGTGGGCGGCGTCCCGTCTCACAGGCCTGACTCGGCCGGCGCCACGGATCTGACCCGCCCCGCCTCGCTCGAAGGAATTCCTCCCAGCACGCCGTGCCGTGTCTCACCAGGGATGAGGGACGGCGTGGTGGGAGGAAAATCTCCGGCCGCGGTCGCAGACCTGGCCGCAGCGCGTGGCCCGCGACGCCGAGCGAACTTGAGCGCAGGCCCCCGCTACGAGGGGTAGCGAGCGCCTGCGCGAGCGTAGGGGGGTCGCCCCCCCTGTTGACAGATCAGTCAGTCCACGCCGAACTCGATGGCGGCGCGGTCGAGGGCCTTCTGAGCGGCGTCCTGGTCCTCCTCCACATTGGCGGAGATGGCCTTGGCGCCCCCGACGGCGAGCTTGCCGACCAGGTCGTCGTGGTTGGAGAGCTGGCCCTGGCTGGAGTACTGCTCCAGCTTCTCGCGGGTGTCGGCGATGTCCAGGTTGCGCATGGTGAGCTGGCCGATCCGGTCGACCGGGCCGAAGGCGGCTCCCTCGACCCTCTCCATCGAGAGCTTCTCGGCGTGGTAGGAGAAGTTCGGGCCGGCGGTGTCCATGATCGAGTAGTCCCAGCCGCGGCGCAGCTTGAGCACGACGGTGCCGGTGACGGCCGAGGCGACCCAGTGCTGGAGGGACTCGCGGATCATGAGGGACTGGGGGTCCAGCCAGCGGCCCTCGTAGAGCAGCCGGCCCAGGCGGCGTCCCTCATTGTGGTAGGTCGCGATGGTGTCCTCGTTGTGGATCGCGTTCACCAGCCGCTCGTAGGCGATGTACAGCAGCGCCATGCCGGGGGCCTCGTAGATGCCGCGGGACTTGGCCTCGATGATGCGGTTCTCGATCTGGTCGCTCATGCCCAGGCCGTGGCGTCCGCCGATGGCGTTGGCCTCGAGGACCAGTGCCACCTTGTCGTCGAACTCCTTGCCGTTGATCGCCACCGGCAGGCCCTGCTCGAAGCTGATGGAGACCTCCTCGGTCTCGACCGCGACGTCGGGATCCCAGAACTTGACGCCCATGATGGGCTCGACGCTCTCCATGGAGACGTTGAGGCTCTCGAGGGTCTTGGCCTCGTGGGTGGCTCCCCAGATGTTGGCGTCGGTGGAGTAGGCCTTCTCCTTGGAATCGCGGTAGGGCAGGTCGTGGGCGGTGAGCCAGGCGCTCATCTCGTCGCGGCCGCCGAGCTCGGTGACGAAGTCCTCGTCGAGCCAGGGCTTGTAGATGCGCAGCTGGGGGTTGGCGAGCAGTCCGTAGCGGTAGAACCGCTCGATGTCGTTGCCCTTGTAGGTGGAGCCGTCTCCCCAGATGGAGACGTCGTCGTCGGCCATCGCCCGCACCAGGAGGGTGCCGGTGACGGCGCGGCCGATCGGGGTGGTGTTGAAGTAGGGGCGTCCGGCCGAGCGCACATTGAA harbors:
- a CDS encoding MFS transporter — translated: MRSYGELLRIKEIWTTLLLAMFTRIPLFSLGTVITLHVVTSLGMKYSSAGLVTTVFTIAGMISSPWRGSMVDRRGLRRTMMPSLIVVTAIWLVAPWLDYLPLLAVVAVGGLWNYPVYTVPRQVLIARAPLSRRRAALSLDSVSVEVCYMIGPTVAIIAATTWGTRLTIMACALVAGIGAAGLTILNPPTASEADASGTPAVDAPPRMEASTRPALASLGARGVLNMLRLPRWLTLHTAAILIAVVAAGFALGGMELTAVGQLRAMGAPQAIGWVLAASGLGSAVGGIVYGMLPRGASTPALLMGLGATTALAALAANPWQAAGLLCLAGIFCAPTLTSSIDSLSAAVPARSRGAAIGWQGSCMNAGTAMAAPLVGAAMDASGWRSGYLLAGLLGVVIAVLVLGAVRLHRTRLVHAG
- the argG gene encoding argininosuccinate synthase; amino-acid sequence: MFVVSKVITHLPVGERIGIAFSGGLDTSVAVAWMRSKGSIPCTYTADIGQYDEPDIASVPGRAHAYGAEISRLVDCKASLVDEGLSAIACGAFNVRSAGRPYFNTTPIGRAVTGTLLVRAMADDDVSIWGDGSTYKGNDIERFYRYGLLANPQLRIYKPWLDEDFVTELGGRDEMSAWLTAHDLPYRDSKEKAYSTDANIWGATHEAKTLESLNVSMESVEPIMGVKFWDPDVAVETEEVSISFEQGLPVAINGKEFDDKVALVLEANAIGGRHGLGMSDQIENRIIEAKSRGIYEAPGMALLYIAYERLVNAIHNEDTIATYHNEGRRLGRLLYEGRWLDPQSLMIRESLQHWVASAVTGTVVLKLRRGWDYSIMDTAGPNFSYHAEKLSMERVEGAAFGPVDRIGQLTMRNLDIADTREKLEQYSSQGQLSNHDDLVGKLAVGGAKAISANVEEDQDAAQKALDRAAIEFGVD